One window from the genome of Candidatus Methylomirabilota bacterium encodes:
- the speD gene encoding adenosylmethionine decarboxylase, translating into MRALGKHLLVELYGCNPELLKKVDAVRDIMVTAAKACKATVVDVAFHEFKPFGVSGVVVIAESHLSIHTWPEYQYAAVDIFTCGKTIEPEQAVRHIADRFDCPYPSIVEVKRGFIPGSGPLRHKVVQGGRRSQGSREKVPAVS; encoded by the coding sequence TTGAGGGCATTAGGCAAACACCTTTTGGTGGAACTGTACGGGTGCAATCCGGAGTTACTCAAAAAGGTTGACGCCGTCCGGGACATCATGGTAACGGCAGCCAAGGCCTGCAAGGCCACGGTCGTTGACGTGGCCTTCCACGAGTTCAAACCATTCGGGGTGAGCGGAGTTGTGGTCATCGCCGAATCCCACCTCTCGATCCATACCTGGCCAGAGTATCAATACGCAGCGGTCGATATCTTCACCTGTGGTAAGACCATCGAGCCGGAACAAGCAGTCCGGCACATTGCGGACCGCTTTGACTGCCCCTACCCATCCATTGTGGAGGTGAAGCGAGGTTTCATACCGGGATCCGGACCCTTGCGCCACAAGGTGGTGCAGGGTGGGCGAAGATCTCAGGGTTCTCGCGAGAAGGTCCCGGCGGTTTCCTAG
- the secD gene encoding protein translocase subunit SecD, whose protein sequence is MKRHLAWRASLVGVAALLSFLYILPSIPGFSPLPAWWRYVRPLIFAPPPEPISLGLDLQGGMHLVLEVDVEKAVEIAVERRVAEIQGAVEEEGISVARLERRGTRQIFLEITEEKARGAVERILGNYPEMARSEEGRTQFLLTLSGREVAVIQEQAVEQNVEKIRNRVDEFGVREPLIQRQGDRRIVVQLPGIKDPERAIKLIGKTALLEFKLVDERSRDRNIVEEALKGKVPEGAEILYEKVLDPQGRVVDRIPYLLEKKTVLTGDVLTSARVQFDPDTNEPVVAFALDRAGARIFGDVTGKNVGRRLAIVLDGNVYSAPVIQNRISGGRGQITGRFTPDGARDLAIVLRAGALPAPVDVIANLTVGPSLGQDSIRAGVQASIVAGILVVSVMTFYYRLAGVVANLALLLNLVMMLGILAGIQATLTLPGIAGIALTIGLAVDSNVLIFERIREELRLGKTVRSAIDTGYSKAWVTIIDSHITALITAMALFLFGSGPIRGFAVTLGIGILINLFTATVGTRVVFDWMTLRGMKRLSI, encoded by the coding sequence GTGAAACGGCATCTCGCGTGGAGGGCAAGCCTGGTAGGCGTGGCTGCCCTCCTCTCCTTTTTGTACATTCTCCCGTCGATCCCGGGCTTTTCCCCGCTCCCGGCCTGGTGGAGGTACGTGCGACCTCTTATCTTTGCCCCGCCACCCGAGCCGATCAGTTTAGGACTGGATCTGCAGGGGGGGATGCATCTCGTGTTGGAAGTGGATGTAGAGAAGGCGGTCGAGATTGCCGTGGAGCGGCGGGTGGCAGAGATTCAGGGGGCCGTCGAGGAAGAGGGGATCTCCGTGGCACGGCTCGAGCGTCGGGGGACAAGACAGATTTTTCTCGAGATCACGGAGGAGAAGGCCCGGGGAGCGGTGGAGCGGATCTTAGGGAACTATCCGGAGATGGCGCGGTCCGAGGAGGGAAGGACCCAGTTCCTGCTCACTCTGAGCGGCCGGGAGGTGGCCGTGATTCAGGAGCAGGCAGTCGAGCAGAACGTCGAGAAGATCCGAAACCGGGTGGATGAGTTTGGGGTTCGGGAGCCGCTCATCCAGCGACAGGGGGATCGTCGGATCGTCGTCCAGCTTCCAGGGATCAAGGATCCGGAACGGGCAATCAAGCTCATCGGGAAGACCGCTCTGCTCGAGTTCAAGCTGGTGGATGAAAGGAGCCGGGACAGGAATATCGTGGAGGAAGCCCTCAAGGGAAAGGTTCCGGAAGGCGCCGAGATCCTCTATGAAAAGGTGTTGGACCCGCAGGGACGAGTGGTGGACCGTATCCCGTACCTCCTCGAGAAGAAGACCGTGCTGACGGGTGATGTGCTCACCTCTGCCCGGGTGCAGTTCGATCCGGATACCAATGAGCCCGTTGTCGCGTTCGCGTTGGACCGCGCGGGGGCGCGAATCTTTGGAGATGTCACCGGCAAGAATGTGGGACGACGATTGGCCATCGTCCTGGACGGCAACGTCTACTCGGCTCCCGTGATTCAAAATCGCATCTCGGGCGGTCGGGGGCAGATCACTGGTCGGTTCACCCCGGACGGGGCCCGGGACCTGGCAATCGTCCTCAGGGCAGGTGCTTTGCCGGCCCCGGTTGACGTGATTGCGAATCTGACCGTTGGGCCCTCCCTGGGCCAGGACTCTATTCGAGCCGGGGTGCAGGCAAGCATCGTCGCCGGGATCTTGGTGGTCAGTGTGATGACCTTTTACTACCGACTGGCTGGGGTCGTTGCCAACTTAGCCCTTCTCCTCAATCTCGTCATGATGCTGGGAATATTGGCGGGGATACAGGCGACCCTGACTCTGCCGGGGATTGCCGGGATCGCGCTCACCATTGGCCTGGCGGTGGACAGTAACGTCCTGATCTTCGAGCGGATCCGGGAAGAGCTGCGACTCGGGAAGACGGTCCGGTCCGCCATCGATACCGGATATAGCAAGGCCTGGGTCACTATCATCGATTCCCACATTACCGCCCTGATCACGGCCATGGCCCTCTTCCTCTTCGGCAGTGGCCCGATCCGGGGCTTTGCCGTCACCTTGGGCATCGGCATCCTGATCAATCTGTTTACGGCCACCGTGGGGACCAGGGTGGTCTTTGACTGGATGACCCTGCGAGGGATGAAGCGACTCAGTATCTGA
- the secF gene encoding protein translocase subunit SecF produces the protein MEVVGKTNIDFLGMRRVAFTISTLMVLVGVFATVQIVRGRANLGIDFAGGTSVQVRFERPVELAKVRRAIAASGFPESELQQFVGGRRLFIRVKSSGKPVAGTAAAIEEQLREAFSANPFIVESSNEVGPVIGRELQQAALWAILVSLLGIVSYIAWRFEFRFGIVATVATFHDVLVVLGVFFLLGKEITLLIVTALLTLAGYSLTDTVVVFDRIRENFRARRRDSLAEMINASINQVLSRTIMTSLTTLLAIFALFLLGGEVLRDFSLTLLLGIVVGTYSSVFVASPLVYEWRMRGRRQAVGVKKQAQSLH, from the coding sequence ATGGAAGTTGTTGGTAAGACGAACATCGATTTTCTCGGGATGCGGCGCGTGGCCTTCACGATCTCGACCCTCATGGTCCTCGTGGGGGTCTTCGCCACCGTCCAGATCGTGCGGGGGCGGGCCAATCTTGGGATCGACTTCGCCGGCGGCACGTCCGTGCAGGTCCGCTTTGAACGGCCGGTGGAGCTCGCGAAAGTCCGGAGGGCGATTGCCGCCAGTGGCTTCCCAGAGAGTGAACTGCAGCAGTTCGTCGGCGGACGCCGACTCTTCATCCGGGTGAAATCGTCTGGGAAGCCGGTGGCCGGCACCGCGGCTGCCATCGAAGAACAGTTGAGGGAGGCCTTTTCCGCAAACCCCTTCATCGTGGAAAGCTCCAATGAGGTGGGTCCGGTCATCGGACGGGAGCTGCAGCAGGCGGCTCTCTGGGCCATTCTGGTTTCGCTGCTGGGTATTGTGAGCTACATCGCCTGGCGTTTCGAATTCCGGTTTGGGATCGTAGCCACCGTGGCGACGTTCCACGATGTCCTGGTGGTCCTGGGGGTCTTTTTCCTTCTGGGCAAAGAGATTACGCTCCTGATCGTGACCGCTCTCCTCACGCTGGCAGGATATTCGTTGACCGACACGGTCGTGGTGTTCGACCGGATTCGGGAAAACTTTCGGGCCCGACGACGGGACTCGCTGGCCGAGATGATCAATGCCAGCATCAACCAAGTCCTGAGCCGGACTATCATGACCTCCCTGACCACCCTGCTCGCTATCTTCGCCCTCTTCCTCCTCGGAGGTGAGGTCCTCCGGGATTTCTCCCTGACGTTGCTGCTCGGGATTGTCGTGGGGACCTATTCCTCCGTCTTTGTTGCCTCCCCCCTGGTGTATGAATGGCGGATGCGAGGACGCCGCCAGGCGGTGGGTGTCAAGAAACAGGCACAAAGCTTGCACTAG
- a CDS encoding LysM peptidoglycan-binding domain-containing protein: MKEKMGVALGVLAVTWFLVGQLATSGVASAQEQGKQQEILPEGVYLVKDHDTLWAIANRFLDNPRLWPKVWKQNPFINNPDLIFPGDPLIIPGLTGPPKAVAEAPPVPEEWVEPPPAPGPEVGLPLEEEVIPLGEAPRVVELQGPEEAITVPEHAALQIIPRGELECSGFVAEKQEIHTVGRIIRSAEEFDVRFSWGDQIFVDLGGRKVQKGDRFRIIRPTRKVRHPVTGRRVGIKVMTLGTVEIVDTAGPAPRARIVYSCEDITRGDALVEATPLEVPLGGMSRPTNLSRGGYIVASKSGAYSLGQGDIVYVDVGQAEQIVPGDEFAIYKQSGRRTSLAEINRGELVVVRTTAKSAVALVTRSDLALREGERIVLLRKMP, from the coding sequence ATGAAAGAGAAGATGGGGGTAGCGCTGGGCGTTTTGGCGGTCACCTGGTTTCTGGTCGGGCAACTCGCCACCTCGGGGGTCGCGTCTGCCCAAGAGCAGGGGAAGCAACAGGAGATCCTCCCTGAGGGGGTCTATCTGGTCAAGGATCATGATACGCTGTGGGCCATCGCGAACCGTTTTCTCGACAACCCTCGTCTTTGGCCCAAGGTCTGGAAGCAGAATCCCTTTATCAACAACCCCGATTTGATATTCCCCGGTGATCCCTTGATCATCCCGGGGCTCACCGGGCCGCCAAAAGCGGTGGCGGAGGCTCCCCCGGTGCCTGAGGAGTGGGTCGAGCCGCCGCCCGCTCCTGGACCTGAAGTCGGACTACCTCTGGAGGAGGAGGTCATTCCCTTAGGGGAGGCGCCTCGGGTCGTAGAGCTGCAAGGGCCGGAAGAAGCTATCACGGTCCCAGAGCATGCCGCGCTTCAGATCATTCCTCGAGGAGAACTGGAGTGCAGCGGGTTCGTGGCCGAGAAGCAGGAGATCCATACGGTCGGCCGGATCATCCGGTCGGCGGAAGAGTTTGATGTCCGGTTCTCGTGGGGGGACCAGATCTTTGTCGATCTGGGGGGACGGAAGGTTCAAAAGGGGGATCGGTTCCGGATAATCCGCCCGACGAGAAAGGTCAGGCATCCGGTAACCGGGAGGCGCGTGGGTATCAAGGTGATGACCTTGGGGACCGTGGAGATCGTTGATACCGCCGGACCAGCGCCCCGCGCTCGGATTGTGTACAGCTGTGAAGACATCACCCGCGGGGATGCCCTGGTAGAGGCAACGCCATTGGAGGTCCCGCTTGGAGGCATGAGCCGTCCCACCAATCTGAGTCGCGGGGGATACATTGTGGCCTCTAAGAGTGGTGCATACTCCTTGGGACAGGGAGACATTGTGTATGTGGATGTCGGACAGGCAGAGCAGATCGTCCCTGGCGATGAGTTCGCCATCTATAAGCAGTCCGGTCGGCGTACCTCCTTGGCGGAGATAAACCGGGGGGAGCTCGTCGTAGTCCGAACCACTGCCAAATCGGCAGTCGCCCTCGTTACCCGATCCGACCTCGCTCTGCGGGAGGGCGAGCGGATCGTTCTGCTCCGGAAGATGCCCTAA
- the dprA gene encoding DNA-processing protein DprA, producing the protein MEEREAWLALNMVPHVGPATFAILLEHFGTAKRILKASLKALAAVPGVGPATAKAIRDSRVQETVARERKRMAGRDLRFVTLREEGYPAPLRDIPQPPPVLYHRGSWEDRDRRAVAIVGSRGATPYGRGVADRLAFELARRGLTIVSGLARGIDAAAHRGALRAGGRTIAVLGSGADIIYPAEHRKLGDAIAERGALLSEFPLGTSPFRGNFPQRNRLISGLCLGVVVVEAAVNSGALITADHALEQGKEVFAVPGQVTGRLSQGCHRLIKSGAKLTEGWEDVVEELGAPYAQDVPPMPPLPPVEGEEGRVLQVLGEEPIHIDAIIVGAKLSAPTVAISLLSLEMKGWVKQLSGKTFVRVGM; encoded by the coding sequence ATGGAGGAGCGCGAGGCGTGGCTGGCACTCAACATGGTACCACATGTGGGGCCCGCCACCTTTGCCATACTCCTAGAACACTTCGGGACCGCGAAACGCATCCTGAAGGCTTCACTCAAGGCTCTCGCGGCTGTTCCCGGGGTCGGTCCGGCCACGGCGAAGGCGATCCGCGACTCCCGTGTGCAGGAGACGGTTGCCCGGGAACGCAAGCGGATGGCGGGTCGGGATCTTCGGTTTGTGACACTCCGCGAGGAAGGGTACCCAGCCCCTCTGCGGGACATTCCCCAGCCTCCTCCGGTCCTCTACCATCGAGGAAGCTGGGAGGATCGAGATCGGAGGGCGGTGGCCATTGTGGGCTCCAGAGGCGCCACACCCTACGGTCGCGGCGTGGCCGATCGCCTCGCTTTCGAGTTGGCGAGGCGGGGGCTGACTATTGTGAGCGGATTGGCTAGGGGGATCGACGCAGCGGCTCATCGTGGGGCGTTACGAGCGGGTGGGCGAACCATCGCCGTCTTGGGATCGGGGGCAGATATCATCTATCCAGCAGAGCATCGGAAGCTCGGGGACGCGATCGCGGAAAGGGGCGCCCTGCTGAGTGAGTTTCCCCTCGGAACATCTCCCTTCAGGGGGAACTTCCCCCAGCGCAACCGGTTGATCAGTGGACTCTGCCTTGGCGTCGTCGTGGTCGAGGCGGCGGTCAATAGTGGAGCTCTGATCACCGCGGATCACGCCCTGGAACAGGGGAAGGAGGTCTTTGCGGTTCCCGGACAAGTCACGGGCCGGCTGAGCCAGGGGTGTCACCGGCTTATCAAATCCGGGGCCAAGCTCACCGAAGGATGGGAAGACGTGGTGGAGGAATTGGGGGCACCGTACGCGCAAGACGTGCCTCCAATGCCGCCCTTGCCTCCTGTGGAAGGAGAGGAGGGTCGGGTTCTTCAGGTGCTCGGAGAAGAGCCGATCCATATCGATGCCATCATCGTTGGGGCCAAACTCTCTGCTCCGACCGTCGCCATCTCTCTCCTCTCGCTGGAGATGAAGGGCTGGGTGAAGCAACTGTCCGGCAAGACCTTTGTCCGAGTAGGAATGTAG
- the topA gene encoding type I DNA topoisomerase, with protein MAKSLVIVESPAKAKTLSKFLGKGYVVKASYGHVRDLPRNRLAVDVNRDFKTQFQVVKGREKVLEDLRKAARGAQAVFLATDPDREGEAIGWHLVQELKPPKKAVRRVIFHEVTKRAVQEAFAHPGSLDERKVDAQQARRILDRLVGYQVSPLLWEKVRRGLSAGRVQSVALRLVVDREREIRAFVSQEYWTIEALLAAGAPPEFRVRLFKINGGKVEVHTEDEAQTLLREFEQQRFWVKGVSTRERRRYPVPPFTTSKLQQEAVRKLRMTARRAMMIAQQLYEGIEVGKEGAVGLITYMRTDSTRVSTEAVGEARNYITERFGAEYVPERPPVYKSAKAAQEAHEAIRPTSVYRDPSAVAPYLTRDQLSLYTLIWNRFVASQMPPALFDVTTIDVEAGRFLFRATGRVTRFQGFMRLYVEGTDEGVKPRAEEGQETDTNGENDGEMTLPPLQEGEVLELRLLDPKQHFTQPPPRYTEATLVKELEENGIGRPSTYATILQVIQNRDYVEKDKGKFRPTEIGEVVVDLLVKSFPRIMDHEFTARMELVLDEIEEGKADWLEEMRRFYGAFSGWLEEAKTGMENLKALEEKTEETCEKCGSHMVIRWGRFGKFLACSAYPECKNTRELVHAADRGPTTDDRGEESAEAVNGDRSTGEEERVCDECGKPMVLKKGRYGLFWACSGYPECRYVLSPDRKEGAATEPSDEKCETCGAQMVIRHGRYGRFLACSAYPKCRTVRSLPLDVKCPRCNAPLTQRRSKKGRAFYGCTKYPECTFVLWQRPIAEPCPECGAPFLVERRTRQGRELRCVGEGCNYRKPAA; from the coding sequence GTGGCAAAATCACTGGTCATCGTGGAATCGCCGGCCAAGGCCAAAACCCTGAGCAAGTTTCTGGGGAAAGGGTATGTGGTCAAGGCGTCGTATGGCCATGTCCGCGATCTGCCTCGCAATCGCCTCGCGGTGGATGTCAACCGGGACTTCAAGACCCAGTTCCAGGTAGTCAAAGGACGGGAAAAGGTCTTAGAGGATCTTCGTAAGGCCGCCCGGGGCGCTCAGGCCGTCTTCCTGGCCACCGATCCAGATCGAGAAGGCGAGGCCATCGGGTGGCATCTCGTCCAGGAACTGAAACCCCCGAAGAAGGCGGTGCGTCGGGTGATCTTCCATGAGGTGACCAAGCGGGCCGTCCAAGAAGCATTTGCCCATCCTGGCTCCCTCGATGAAAGAAAGGTAGACGCCCAGCAGGCGCGCCGCATTCTTGACCGTCTGGTGGGATATCAGGTGAGCCCCCTCCTGTGGGAAAAGGTTCGACGGGGGCTGAGTGCGGGCCGGGTCCAATCGGTGGCGCTTCGTCTGGTCGTCGATCGCGAGCGCGAGATTCGCGCCTTTGTTTCGCAGGAGTACTGGACCATCGAGGCCCTCTTGGCCGCAGGCGCGCCGCCGGAGTTTCGGGTCCGGCTCTTCAAGATCAATGGAGGGAAGGTCGAAGTTCACACCGAGGACGAAGCTCAGACCCTCCTCCGCGAGTTCGAGCAGCAACGCTTCTGGGTGAAAGGGGTCAGCACCCGCGAGCGGCGTCGCTATCCCGTTCCTCCCTTTACCACGTCGAAACTTCAGCAAGAGGCGGTCCGGAAGCTCCGCATGACTGCCCGGCGGGCCATGATGATTGCCCAGCAACTCTACGAGGGAATCGAGGTGGGAAAAGAGGGTGCGGTTGGGTTGATCACATACATGCGGACCGACTCCACGCGGGTTTCGACCGAGGCGGTGGGAGAGGCCCGCAACTACATCACCGAACGGTTTGGTGCGGAGTACGTCCCCGAACGCCCCCCCGTATATAAGAGCGCCAAGGCGGCCCAGGAGGCCCACGAGGCCATCCGACCTACCTCGGTCTATCGGGATCCGAGCGCTGTGGCCCCCTACCTCACGAGAGATCAGCTCAGCCTCTACACTTTGATCTGGAACCGTTTCGTCGCCTCGCAGATGCCTCCGGCCCTCTTCGACGTGACCACGATCGATGTGGAGGCGGGTCGGTTCCTTTTCCGGGCCACGGGACGCGTCACGCGCTTTCAAGGCTTCATGCGACTCTATGTCGAGGGAACCGATGAAGGGGTCAAGCCACGAGCAGAGGAGGGACAGGAAACAGACACCAACGGCGAGAATGATGGGGAGATGACGTTGCCCCCCCTTCAGGAGGGAGAGGTGCTCGAGTTGCGGTTGCTCGATCCCAAGCAACATTTCACCCAGCCACCGCCCAGGTACACCGAGGCGACCTTGGTCAAAGAGTTGGAGGAGAATGGAATTGGCCGGCCCAGTACCTACGCTACCATCTTGCAGGTCATCCAGAATCGGGACTACGTGGAGAAAGACAAAGGAAAGTTCAGGCCGACAGAGATAGGTGAGGTGGTAGTGGATCTTCTCGTCAAGAGCTTTCCTCGCATCATGGATCATGAGTTCACCGCCAGGATGGAGTTGGTCCTTGACGAAATTGAGGAGGGGAAGGCCGACTGGCTAGAGGAGATGCGGCGCTTTTATGGGGCCTTTTCCGGGTGGCTGGAGGAGGCCAAGACCGGCATGGAGAATCTCAAAGCCCTCGAAGAGAAGACCGAGGAGACGTGTGAAAAGTGCGGAAGCCACATGGTCATTCGCTGGGGTCGATTCGGGAAGTTCTTGGCCTGCTCAGCCTACCCCGAGTGTAAGAACACCCGCGAACTCGTGCACGCCGCCGACCGCGGACCGACGACCGACGACCGAGGTGAGGAGAGTGCAGAGGCGGTCAACGGTGATCGGTCAACGGGCGAGGAGGAACGGGTTTGTGATGAATGCGGCAAACCGATGGTGCTGAAGAAGGGCCGCTACGGACTCTTCTGGGCCTGCTCCGGCTATCCCGAGTGTCGGTATGTCCTCAGTCCCGATCGAAAGGAGGGAGCGGCCACAGAGCCCAGCGACGAGAAATGTGAGACCTGCGGTGCCCAGATGGTAATCCGCCACGGCCGGTACGGCCGTTTCCTCGCGTGCTCGGCATATCCGAAATGCCGAACCGTACGATCGCTCCCCCTCGATGTTAAATGCCCGCGTTGTAATGCCCCTCTGACTCAGCGCCGGTCCAAAAAGGGGAGAGCCTTTTACGGCTGCACAAAATATCCTGAGTGTACCTTCGTCCTCTGGCAGCGCCCGATTGCCGAACCCTGCCCCGAATGTGGCGCCCCCTTCCTCGTGGAGCGGCGAACGCGCCAGGGTCGAGAACTCCGGTGCGTTGGCGAGGGTTGCAATTACCGCAAGCCCGCGGCATAA
- the trmFO gene encoding FADH(2)-oxidizing methylenetetrahydrofolate--tRNA-(uracil(54)-C(5))-methyltransferase TrmFO, whose protein sequence is MSSNPCVTVVGGGLAGAEAAWQAANRGVPVRLVEMRPTARTPAHQTDLLAELVCSNSLKSQQVGSASGLLHAEVDRLDSVIQQAARAHAVPAGTALAVDRTAFAQEVTRRITGHPLIQLQREEVTEVPAERPLIIATGPLTSNPLAESLRDLFKAYLDEQALDVYSGSGARLLYFYDAISPILATESIDREKVFAASRYGKGGEDYWNCPMTDEEYGAFWEVLVTAELYPLHDFEDLEEASFFEGCLPIEELARRGKETLVYGPLKPVGLTDPRTGRRSCAVVQLRQEDKTGQMVNMVGFQTRLRRAEQQRVFRMIPGLEHAEFFRYGSLHRNTYVPAPLLLEPTLQFKGDKELFIAGQLIGVEGYLESIASGLLAGINAARLAQGLEPVSPPDETMLGSLLRYVTSTDPSRFQPMNANFGLIPPLEARVRDRRERHAALAHRSLRAMETWTRIFS, encoded by the coding sequence ATGAGTTCCAACCCGTGCGTAACCGTCGTCGGCGGCGGATTGGCCGGCGCAGAAGCAGCCTGGCAGGCGGCCAACCGGGGCGTCCCGGTGCGCCTCGTCGAGATGCGACCTACTGCCCGTACCCCGGCGCATCAGACGGATCTGCTGGCCGAGCTGGTCTGTAGCAATTCCTTGAAGTCGCAACAGGTCGGCAGTGCGTCGGGTTTGCTCCACGCGGAAGTCGACCGGTTAGACTCCGTTATTCAGCAGGCAGCCAGGGCACATGCCGTCCCGGCGGGTACCGCGCTGGCCGTGGACCGGACCGCGTTCGCCCAAGAGGTCACCCGCCGGATCACAGGCCACCCGCTGATCCAGCTCCAACGGGAAGAGGTCACGGAAGTGCCTGCCGAGCGGCCCCTGATCATCGCCACCGGTCCTTTAACCTCGAACCCGCTCGCCGAGAGCCTCCGTGATCTTTTCAAGGCGTATCTGGATGAGCAGGCCCTGGATGTGTACTCCGGATCTGGCGCTCGACTCCTCTATTTCTATGACGCGATCTCGCCCATTTTAGCGACCGAGTCAATTGATCGGGAAAAGGTCTTCGCGGCCTCGCGCTATGGCAAGGGGGGTGAGGATTACTGGAACTGCCCCATGACTGACGAGGAGTATGGGGCCTTCTGGGAGGTCCTGGTGACCGCAGAGCTCTATCCCCTCCACGACTTTGAGGACCTGGAGGAGGCCTCCTTCTTTGAGGGATGCCTCCCGATCGAGGAGCTCGCCCGGCGGGGCAAGGAGACGCTCGTGTATGGCCCCCTGAAACCGGTGGGCTTGACCGATCCCCGGACGGGGCGGCGATCCTGTGCGGTGGTGCAGCTTCGCCAGGAGGACAAGACGGGCCAGATGGTCAACATGGTCGGCTTTCAGACCCGTCTCCGTCGCGCGGAACAGCAGCGAGTCTTCCGGATGATCCCGGGCCTGGAGCACGCAGAGTTCTTCCGCTATGGCAGCCTCCATCGAAACACTTACGTCCCCGCCCCGCTTCTGCTTGAACCGACGCTGCAGTTCAAGGGGGACAAGGAGCTGTTCATTGCAGGGCAGCTCATTGGGGTGGAAGGGTATCTCGAGTCGATAGCGTCTGGACTCTTGGCGGGGATCAATGCGGCTCGGCTCGCCCAGGGCCTGGAGCCCGTGAGCCCCCCGGACGAAACGATGTTGGGGTCACTTCTGCGTTATGTCACTTCGACAGATCCCTCCCGATTCCAGCCGATGAATGCTAACTTCGGTCTCATCCCTCCTCTCGAAGCCAGGGTTCGCGACAGGCGAGAGCGCCATGCCGCCTTGGCCCACCGGTCCCTACGAGCCATGGAGACCTGGACCCGAATTTTTTCTTGA
- a CDS encoding tyrosine recombinase XerC, whose translation MEQYLRELEGEGSSPHTVRNYRIDLLQFLDFLHQVYPEAPEAASLDRVDPLTVRAFMASLRRRGLTPVTVARKVASLRSFFQFCCRRGWLSWNPAALVTTPKLPKPLPPHLTVDQAFQLLATPQGDDPLALRDRAILELFYASGIRLGELTGLTVDDLDLEQRLVKVMGKGNKERIVPIGRPAAEALAAYLAARDTLRRGKFGAYRGPLFLNHRGGCLTPRGVELLLEKYLRRSGMGKAITPHGLRHSFASHMLQAGADLRVIQELLGHASLTTTQRYTHVNLDQLMAVYDKAHPKA comes from the coding sequence ATGGAACAGTACCTGCGTGAGCTTGAGGGGGAAGGATCTTCCCCTCATACCGTGCGCAATTACCGGATTGACCTGTTGCAGTTCCTCGACTTTCTCCACCAGGTCTACCCAGAGGCACCCGAGGCGGCGAGCCTAGACCGGGTTGATCCGCTCACGGTACGAGCGTTTATGGCCTCGCTGCGACGTCGAGGGCTCACTCCGGTGACGGTCGCTCGCAAGGTGGCATCGTTGCGGTCATTTTTCCAATTCTGCTGCCGTCGAGGGTGGCTCAGCTGGAATCCCGCCGCATTGGTGACCACTCCCAAGCTTCCCAAACCGCTGCCTCCGCATCTCACGGTGGATCAGGCCTTCCAGCTCTTGGCCACGCCCCAGGGCGACGACCCGCTTGCCCTCCGGGACCGGGCAATTCTAGAGCTCTTCTACGCCTCGGGGATCCGGTTGGGTGAGCTCACTGGCCTCACGGTTGACGATCTGGACCTGGAACAGCGCTTGGTGAAAGTCATGGGAAAGGGAAATAAGGAGCGGATTGTCCCGATCGGCCGGCCCGCAGCAGAGGCGTTGGCAGCTTACCTAGCTGCCAGAGACACGCTGAGGAGAGGGAAGTTTGGGGCCTACCGGGGTCCGCTTTTTCTCAATCACCGGGGTGGATGTCTCACCCCGCGGGGTGTAGAGCTGCTCCTCGAGAAGTACCTCCGGAGGAGTGGCATGGGCAAGGCCATCACACCCCACGGGCTTCGGCATAGCTTTGCCAGCCATATGCTGCAGGCGGGTGCAGACCTCCGGGTGATCCAAGAGCTGCTCGGGCATGCCAGTCTCACCACAACCCAGCGCTATACGCATGTGAATCTGGATCAACTTATGGCGGTCTACGATAAGGCGCACCCGAAGGCATGA
- the hslV gene encoding ATP-dependent protease subunit HslV, which translates to MTRKLTIRGTTILSVRHQGRVAVAGDGQVSLGETVMKHTARKVRRMYNNQVVVGFAGAAADAFALFAKLEGKLEEYHGHLPRAAVELAKDWRTDRVLRRLEALLAVVDKEHSFMISGTGDVIEPDDGVIGIGSGGPYAAAAARALVKFSDLDLKNIMRESMRIAAQLSVYSNDEITIEEL; encoded by the coding sequence ATGACGCGTAAGCTAACCATACGGGGGACGACGATTCTCTCGGTCCGCCACCAGGGGCGTGTAGCGGTGGCTGGGGATGGCCAAGTCTCTTTGGGTGAGACGGTCATGAAGCACACGGCCAGGAAGGTCCGGCGAATGTACAATAACCAGGTCGTCGTGGGTTTCGCTGGTGCAGCCGCCGATGCCTTTGCCCTTTTCGCCAAGCTCGAGGGGAAGTTGGAGGAGTACCACGGACACTTGCCTCGTGCTGCCGTGGAGTTGGCCAAGGACTGGCGGACCGATCGGGTACTCCGGCGGCTGGAGGCCCTTCTGGCCGTGGTGGACAAGGAGCACTCCTTCATGATCTCGGGAACCGGGGACGTCATCGAGCCGGATGACGGAGTTATTGGGATCGGCTCAGGCGGTCCCTATGCGGCAGCGGCTGCACGGGCGTTGGTGAAATTTTCCGATCTCGACCTGAAAAACATCATGCGGGAGTCGATGCGAATCGCAGCCCAGCTGTCCGTGTATAGTAATGACGAGATCACTATCGAGGAGCTCTGA